From Spiroplasma monobiae MQ-1, a single genomic window includes:
- a CDS encoding serine/threonine-protein kinase yields MSNYESGSLINDRYEVINQLGKGGMASVFKAYDLFTKTIVAVKVVAPEIVIKPVGQERFEIEKEAFAKLGSNPNVVKLFDIIQQGQEWFIILECVEGGTLKDKFQEFGSMTLKELKYYFSKICDALSEAHKSKIIHRDIKPDNVLLTQSGEVKLGDFGISVMEGFSTETNKAIGTPKYMPPEIIAAQSPSPQSDIYSLGIMLYEFATGTAPFIAKEANKIAAKHLKETPTSPRLINPAIPQSLENLILKMIEKEPGHRHESVDEVKKELLKVKSTDNVKPYIYHKKVTLMMNEGPRTLRVGTAYDKLPRTARTKFFLVFSIIFLSLIIALVLVMVL; encoded by the coding sequence ATGAGTAATTATGAATCTGGATCACTTATAAATGATCGATACGAAGTTATTAATCAACTTGGTAAGGGTGGAATGGCATCCGTTTTTAAAGCTTATGACTTATTTACAAAAACAATTGTTGCTGTAAAAGTTGTTGCTCCAGAAATTGTAATTAAACCAGTTGGGCAAGAAAGGTTTGAAATAGAAAAAGAGGCTTTTGCAAAGTTGGGATCAAATCCTAATGTGGTAAAACTTTTTGATATTATTCAACAAGGACAAGAATGATTTATTATTTTGGAGTGTGTTGAAGGTGGTACTTTAAAGGATAAGTTTCAAGAATTTGGCTCAATGACTCTAAAAGAACTCAAATATTATTTCTCAAAAATATGTGACGCATTATCAGAGGCTCATAAATCTAAAATAATTCATAGAGATATAAAACCAGATAATGTTTTACTTACTCAATCTGGAGAAGTTAAATTAGGAGATTTTGGTATATCTGTAATGGAGGGTTTCTCTACAGAAACCAATAAAGCGATAGGTACACCGAAATACATGCCTCCAGAAATTATTGCAGCCCAATCTCCTTCGCCACAAAGTGATATATATTCACTAGGGATAATGTTGTATGAATTTGCAACAGGAACTGCACCTTTTATAGCAAAAGAAGCAAACAAGATTGCTGCAAAACATTTAAAAGAGACCCCTACTAGTCCTAGATTAATAAATCCGGCCATACCTCAAAGTTTAGAGAATTTAATACTAAAAATGATCGAAAAAGAACCTGGACACAGACACGAATCTGTTGATGAGGTAAAAAAGGAACTTTTAAAAGTTAAATCAACAGATAATGTTAAACCATATATTTATCATAAAAAAGTAACTTTAATGATGAATGAAGGTCCAAGAACATTGAGGGTTGGAACGGCATATGATAAACTTCCAAGAACAGCAAGAACAAAGTTCTTTTTAGTGTTCTCAATCATATTTTTATCTCTGATAATAGCTCTAGTATTGGTTATGGTGCTTTAA
- the rpmB gene encoding 50S ribosomal protein L28: MARKDGLTGKGPLSGNSRSHAMNASKRKWNLNLQKVQVMDENGKVMTLKVSARTLRTLKKNNQLAK, translated from the coding sequence ATGGCAAGAAAAGACGGTTTAACAGGTAAAGGTCCTTTGTCAGGTAATTCAAGATCACATGCTATGAATGCCAGCAAAAGAAAATGAAACCTTAACTTACAGAAAGTTCAAGTTATGGATGAAAATGGAAAAGTTATGACTTTAAAAGTTTCAGCCAGAACACTTAGAACTTTGAAAAAGAACAACCAGTTAGCAAAATAA
- the rsgA gene encoding ribosome small subunit-dependent GTPase A, whose protein sequence is MNKGIILKILSEYAYVLFEDNLYECKATGKIRHSNQKPTTGDYVEFEIIDKDNLKGSLTNILERKNELYRPRIANIDQVVIITSLREPILNTYTLNKYLFFVESLGIKPVLAFTKVDLTEKKDEELIKAKAYKSLGYECYLINNMIETDEEWMSFLKSLEQKTSVFTGQTGAGKSTTLNHIIPDLFEKTQEISKALNRGKHTTTKNELFMYKGALIGDTPGFSSFEYKEITAEEIALSMQFFKDINCKFNNCLHINNTPGCGVIEAYKKNVFPDFIYNDYVKVQLEIEEQSKRRKY, encoded by the coding sequence ATGAATAAAGGAATAATCTTAAAAATACTTAGTGAATATGCTTATGTTCTATTTGAAGATAATTTATATGAATGTAAGGCGACTGGAAAAATAAGACATAGCAATCAGAAACCAACAACTGGAGACTATGTTGAATTTGAGATAATAGATAAAGATAACCTTAAGGGTTCTCTTACAAATATATTGGAAAGAAAAAATGAACTATATAGACCAAGAATAGCAAACATTGATCAAGTAGTTATAATAACTTCTCTAAGAGAACCAATATTAAATACATATACTCTAAATAAATATCTTTTTTTTGTAGAATCCCTTGGAATAAAGCCGGTTCTAGCTTTTACAAAAGTTGATTTAACAGAAAAAAAAGATGAGGAATTAATTAAAGCAAAAGCTTATAAAAGTTTAGGTTATGAATGTTATTTGATTAACAATATGATTGAAACAGATGAGGAATGAATGTCTTTTTTAAAGAGTTTGGAACAAAAGACATCTGTTTTTACTGGTCAAACCGGTGCCGGAAAATCAACCACTTTAAATCATATAATTCCAGACTTATTTGAAAAAACTCAGGAAATTTCAAAAGCTTTAAATCGAGGTAAACATACAACAACCAAAAACGAATTATTTATGTATAAAGGTGCACTTATTGGCGATACGCCAGGTTTTTCGTCTTTTGAATATAAAGAAATAACTGCAGAAGAAATAGCTTTGAGTATGCAATTCTTTAAGGATATAAATTGTAAATTTAATAATTGTTTACACATAAACAACACACCTGGGTGTGGTGTTATAGAAGCTTATAAAAAAAATGTCTTCCCAGATTTTATTTATAACGACTATGTGAAGGTTCAATTAGAAATCGAAGAACAATCAAAAAGGAGAAAATATTAA
- the rpe gene encoding ribulose-phosphate 3-epimerase: protein MKKFIVAPSILTANFLNLKEDLDKLKKAKIEWIHYDVMDYNFVPNLSFGPKILSDIVNEYSFKMDLHLMVKVVDLSIEEYLEPFLLKNVEQITMHYEALSETQIEEFINFCKSRKIKASLSINPETEVSSIKKYLKYIQNILVMSVKPGFGGQKFIENSLTKISSLKEIREMNNYSFLIQVDGGINEKTLKLVQEAGVDMIVAGSYLVGSNVKDLEERVSKIEG, encoded by the coding sequence ATGAAAAAATTTATAGTAGCTCCAAGTATTCTTACTGCAAACTTTCTTAATTTAAAAGAAGATTTAGATAAGCTTAAAAAAGCTAAGATAGAATGAATTCACTATGATGTTATGGACTATAACTTTGTTCCAAATCTATCTTTTGGTCCAAAAATACTTTCTGACATAGTAAATGAATATAGTTTTAAAATGGATCTTCATTTAATGGTTAAAGTTGTTGATTTAAGTATAGAAGAATATTTAGAACCCTTTCTATTAAAAAATGTTGAACAAATAACAATGCATTATGAAGCTTTAAGCGAAACACAAATTGAAGAATTTATTAATTTCTGCAAGTCAAGAAAAATTAAGGCATCTCTTTCCATTAATCCAGAAACAGAGGTTTCAAGTATTAAAAAATATCTTAAATATATTCAAAATATCCTTGTTATGAGTGTTAAACCTGGTTTTGGTGGACAAAAATTTATAGAAAATTCATTGACAAAAATTTCTTCATTAAAAGAGATTAGGGAAATGAATAATTATTCATTTCTTATTCAAGTTGATGGGGGTATAAACGAAAAAACTTTAAAACTTGTTCAAGAAGCCGGGGTTGACATGATAGTTGCTGGAAGTTATTTGGTTGGTTCAAATGTAAAAGATTTAGAAGAAAGAGTATCAAAAATTGAAGGATAA
- the gmk gene encoding guanylate kinase, translating to MNKQGKIIILSGPSGVGKGTINKELAQDKSLNLVQSISMTTRAPRPGEVDGVNYFFVDKDAFKDAIQHNELIEHAEFIDNYYGTPRKTVYDKIANGENVILEIEVIGATQVLKKEKPENLVSIFLMPPSLKALEQRLRKRGTEKEEIIKQRLDKALLEIPLKHKYQYIIEIDSVENAVAKVKEVLAKENTLSVDPSTSKYFKLKTKVAEIVTDQYEFFVNNWRENVKKVGGDSIDPSFDFKNYLVELLTDKTYAHVLASEDLNILDNSEFIETIVEHFMIDVNFFSIEQKEFKK from the coding sequence ATGAACAAACAAGGTAAAATAATCATTTTATCAGGACCTTCAGGTGTTGGTAAAGGGACAATTAACAAAGAATTAGCACAAGATAAATCATTGAACTTAGTACAATCTATTTCTATGACAACTCGTGCACCAAGACCAGGAGAAGTGGATGGTGTAAATTACTTTTTCGTTGACAAAGATGCATTCAAAGATGCTATTCAACACAATGAATTAATCGAGCATGCTGAATTTATTGACAACTACTATGGTACACCAAGAAAAACTGTTTATGACAAAATTGCAAATGGTGAAAATGTTATTTTAGAAATTGAAGTAATTGGGGCAACTCAAGTTCTTAAAAAAGAAAAACCAGAGAATTTAGTTTCAATATTCTTAATGCCACCAAGCTTAAAGGCATTGGAACAAAGATTAAGAAAACGTGGTACTGAAAAAGAAGAAATAATTAAACAAAGATTAGACAAAGCTTTATTAGAAATTCCTTTAAAACACAAATATCAATACATTATTGAAATTGATAGTGTTGAAAATGCAGTGGCAAAAGTTAAAGAGGTTTTAGCAAAAGAAAACACATTAAGTGTTGATCCTTCAACAAGTAAATACTTTAAATTAAAAACAAAAGTAGCTGAAATTGTAACTGATCAATACGAATTCTTTGTAAACAACTGAAGAGAAAATGTTAAAAAAGTTGGTGGAGATTCAATTGATCCAAGTTTTGATTTCAAAAACTATTTAGTTGAATTGTTAACTGATAAAACTTATGCACACGTATTAGCAAGTGAAGATTTAAATATTCTTGATAATTCAGAGTTTATTGAAACAATTGTTGAACACTTCATGATAGATGTTAACTTCTTTAGTATTGAACAAAAAGAATTTAAAAAATAA
- a CDS encoding DAK2 domain-containing protein, which translates to MKDAQILKGMITSGVNNLYNNYPHIDKLNVFPVPDGDTGTNMNLTCTNGFAEIENEDFEDVGTLMAKFSRGLIMGARGNSGVIFSQIIKGFSNGMKGKENLDLDTWKDSFSKAKEVAYAAVMKPVEGTILTVIRETSEFVCSITEDLSPDDFWDKLIVAANASLERTPELLPALKEVGVVDSGGYGLVKFLEGMQYFIQKLKPIAKLKKLEENTGANIEMAIEDEFGYCTEAIVMLNDDYIDKLEVDTVRNTFEQYGNTSIVAVVDADILKIHTHALMPGQVLSYLQQFGEFKTIKVENMTLQADKHVANTADDSGARSTAQKQRTLKNEVATIAVVRSKGMEDYFKNELSVDYVIDGGSKMNPSTKDFIKAIESADAKTVYIFPNDSNVLLAAKQAKDLEKMSKVVVIETKTIPQGITAYLNLDTDESPKKNEANISKALKNVVSVSINKAARDATIEGVNIKTGEYMMTADKKITISTKTLNDVFTKSLSKFITSKTEILTIFTGQDASFKDINDLRKYLDENHDVEYEVIDGRQEVYSFIIGIE; encoded by the coding sequence ATGAAAGATGCACAAATTTTAAAAGGTATGATAACAAGTGGGGTTAATAATTTATATAATAATTATCCACACATAGATAAGTTAAATGTTTTCCCTGTACCAGATGGTGATACAGGAACTAACATGAATTTAACTTGTACCAATGGATTTGCTGAAATTGAAAATGAAGACTTTGAAGATGTAGGTACATTAATGGCCAAATTTTCTAGAGGTCTAATAATGGGAGCTAGAGGAAACTCTGGTGTTATCTTCTCTCAAATTATCAAAGGTTTTTCAAATGGAATGAAAGGCAAAGAAAATTTGGATTTAGATACCTGAAAGGATTCTTTCTCAAAAGCTAAAGAGGTTGCTTATGCAGCTGTTATGAAGCCAGTTGAAGGAACTATTCTAACTGTTATTCGTGAAACAAGTGAATTTGTCTGCTCTATTACAGAAGATTTATCTCCAGATGATTTCTGAGATAAATTAATTGTGGCTGCGAATGCATCACTAGAAAGAACTCCAGAATTACTACCAGCTCTTAAAGAAGTGGGCGTTGTTGATAGTGGAGGATATGGTTTGGTTAAGTTCCTTGAAGGAATGCAATATTTTATTCAAAAACTAAAACCAATTGCTAAATTAAAAAAACTCGAAGAAAATACAGGGGCTAATATTGAAATGGCCATTGAGGATGAATTTGGTTACTGTACAGAAGCCATTGTTATGCTTAATGACGATTACATTGATAAACTAGAAGTTGACACGGTAAGAAATACATTTGAACAATATGGAAATACATCAATTGTTGCTGTAGTGGATGCTGATATTTTAAAAATACACACTCACGCATTAATGCCTGGACAAGTATTATCATATTTACAACAATTTGGAGAATTCAAAACAATTAAAGTAGAAAACATGACTTTACAAGCAGACAAACATGTGGCTAACACTGCAGATGATTCTGGAGCAAGATCAACAGCTCAAAAACAACGTACATTGAAAAATGAAGTTGCAACAATTGCTGTTGTTAGATCAAAAGGTATGGAAGACTACTTCAAAAATGAATTGAGTGTAGACTACGTTATTGATGGTGGTTCAAAAATGAACCCATCAACAAAGGACTTTATAAAAGCCATTGAATCAGCTGATGCTAAAACAGTTTATATATTCCCAAATGACTCAAACGTATTATTAGCTGCAAAACAAGCTAAAGACTTAGAAAAAATGTCTAAAGTGGTTGTTATAGAAACAAAAACTATTCCTCAAGGAATTACTGCATATCTAAACTTAGATACTGATGAAAGTCCTAAGAAAAATGAGGCAAACATTTCTAAGGCACTTAAAAATGTTGTTTCAGTTTCAATTAACAAAGCAGCAAGAGACGCTACAATCGAAGGTGTAAACATCAAAACTGGTGAATACATGATGACCGCTGACAAAAAAATTACAATTTCAACTAAAACTTTAAATGATGTCTTTACTAAATCATTGTCAAAATTCATTACATCAAAAACTGAAATTTTAACAATCTTTACAGGTCAAGATGCATCATTTAAAGATATTAACGATCTACGTAAATACTTAGATGAAAACCATGATGTTGAGTACGAAGTGATAGATGGACGTCAAGAAGTTTACTCATTCATTATTGGTATAGAATAA
- the rlmN gene encoding 23S rRNA (adenine(2503)-C(2))-methyltransferase RlmN, which translates to MEQTSIFRYTIEELEYILAENGFKKFAAKQIYDWVYIKMETNFENMTNLSKEMREFLSQRFTTNLLKDLVTEESKDGTIKILFMLDDKKTIETVLMPQKYGQSVCVTTQVGCKMACKFCASGLIKTERNLSTDEIVRQIYTMNLFLKEKYKNDPDNKRARVSHIVVMGIGEPFDNYDNVLNFVKIVNDKRGFEIGARHITISTCGIVPKIKEFADLKTQINLAISLHASNNEVRNQMMPINRAFPIEKLLDAVRYYVDQTNRRVTFEYILIDNLNDKPEHANELAKIIRGINGYVNLIPYNEVEENPYKKSTRIDEFFKILKKQGINAIVRKEFGADIDAACGQLRAKREGVLKNEI; encoded by the coding sequence ATGGAACAAACAAGTATATTTAGATACACAATTGAAGAACTGGAATATATTCTTGCTGAAAATGGATTCAAAAAATTTGCAGCAAAACAAATATATGATTGAGTCTATATTAAGATGGAGACCAACTTTGAAAATATGACTAACCTAAGTAAAGAGATGAGAGAGTTTTTATCTCAAAGATTTACAACAAACTTACTTAAAGATTTGGTTACTGAAGAATCAAAAGATGGAACTATCAAAATATTATTTATGCTTGACGATAAAAAAACCATAGAAACCGTTCTTATGCCACAAAAATACGGACAATCAGTTTGTGTTACAACACAGGTTGGTTGTAAAATGGCTTGTAAATTCTGTGCATCTGGCTTAATTAAAACAGAAAGAAATCTTTCAACTGATGAAATAGTTAGACAAATATACACAATGAATTTATTTTTGAAAGAAAAGTATAAAAATGATCCAGACAACAAAAGGGCTAGGGTTAGCCATATCGTTGTAATGGGTATTGGAGAACCTTTCGATAATTATGATAATGTACTTAATTTTGTAAAAATTGTAAATGATAAAAGAGGATTTGAAATAGGGGCAAGACATATAACAATATCTACTTGTGGTATTGTTCCAAAGATTAAGGAATTTGCAGATTTAAAAACTCAAATTAATTTAGCTATATCTTTACACGCTTCAAATAATGAGGTTAGAAATCAAATGATGCCAATTAACAGGGCGTTTCCAATAGAGAAACTATTGGATGCTGTTAGATATTATGTTGATCAAACAAATAGAAGAGTGACGTTTGAATATATTTTAATTGATAATTTAAATGACAAACCAGAACATGCAAATGAGTTGGCAAAAATAATTAGAGGAATCAATGGATATGTAAACTTAATTCCTTATAACGAAGTAGAAGAGAATCCTTATAAAAAATCTACAAGAATTGATGAATTTTTCAAAATTCTTAAAAAGCAAGGTATTAATGCAATAGTTAGAAAAGAATTCGGAGCAGATATTGATGCGGCTTGTGGTCAATTGAGAGCCAAAAGGGAAGGTGTCTTAAAAAATGAAATTTAA
- the rsmD gene encoding 16S rRNA (guanine(966)-N(2))-methyltransferase RsmD yields MRVISGRFRGRKLVTLEGMNTRPTITRVKEDMFNVLNNYFVFENKVCLDLFGGSGALSLEALSRGIGFAYVNDHHKPALEVIKENFRGLGKDEYELFNLDYKRMLDYLSNSNKKVDLIFFDPPFAKVEYYYEFFKYIYEKELLNNYGILIMESEMQLDMSEIAFLNVLKYKDFKNKHLYILRNEKES; encoded by the coding sequence ATGAGAGTTATAAGTGGTCGTTTTAGAGGAAGAAAATTAGTTACATTGGAGGGTATGAATACCAGACCTACAATTACAAGAGTTAAAGAGGACATGTTCAATGTTTTAAACAACTACTTTGTATTTGAAAATAAAGTTTGTTTAGACTTATTTGGAGGAAGCGGGGCACTTTCCTTAGAAGCCTTATCTAGAGGTATTGGCTTTGCTTATGTAAATGACCACCATAAACCTGCATTAGAAGTTATTAAAGAAAACTTTAGGGGATTGGGAAAAGACGAATATGAACTTTTTAATCTCGATTATAAAAGAATGCTAGATTACTTAAGTAATTCAAATAAAAAAGTGGATTTAATATTTTTTGACCCACCATTTGCAAAGGTGGAATATTATTATGAATTCTTTAAATATATTTATGAAAAAGAATTATTAAATAATTATGGTATATTAATAATGGAATCAGAAATGCAACTTGATATGTCAGAAATAGCGTTTTTGAATGTATTAAAATATAAAGATTTTAAAAATAAGCATTTATATATTCTTAGAAATGAAAAGGAGAGCTAG
- a CDS encoding PP2C family protein-serine/threonine phosphatase gives MKFKSAMLTDIGNYRKSNQDNLDFATKKTGEALGVVCDGMGGHAYGEVASKIAVEKFIEYFNETDLTKFNQKEVNRWLRSCVNNILTEMVEYSNERFETRDMGTTLTAILFTSVGGFVINVGDSRTYKLVNDELFQVTQDQNLWNSTPEAERKDIQMSGVYEKANDFTFWKVLTSALGPQKTLRIDTYFIENQEGIYMLTTDGVHDYMDEEITASTLGNAKVKLKDKAHLIVEDAKDNISTDNLSILIIEAE, from the coding sequence ATGAAATTTAAAAGTGCAATGCTTACTGATATAGGTAATTATAGAAAATCAAACCAAGATAATCTTGATTTTGCAACAAAAAAAACAGGAGAAGCTCTTGGGGTAGTTTGTGATGGGATGGGTGGTCACGCCTATGGAGAGGTTGCATCAAAAATTGCTGTAGAAAAATTTATTGAGTATTTTAATGAAACTGATTTGACGAAATTTAATCAAAAAGAAGTAAATAGATGATTAAGAAGCTGCGTTAACAACATTTTAACTGAAATGGTTGAATATTCAAATGAGAGATTTGAAACAAGAGATATGGGAACTACTTTAACAGCAATATTGTTTACTAGTGTTGGTGGTTTTGTGATCAATGTTGGAGACTCAAGAACTTATAAATTAGTAAATGATGAATTATTTCAAGTAACACAAGATCAAAACTTATGAAATTCAACACCAGAAGCTGAAAGAAAAGATATTCAAATGTCTGGTGTATACGAAAAAGCCAATGACTTTACTTTCTGAAAAGTTTTAACAAGTGCTTTAGGGCCACAAAAAACTTTAAGAATAGATACTTACTTTATTGAAAATCAAGAAGGAATCTATATGTTAACAACCGATGGAGTTCACGATTATATGGATGAAGAAATTACAGCTTCAACTTTGGGTAATGCAAAAGTTAAACTTAAAGATAAAGCCCACCTAATCGTTGAGGATGCAAAAGATAACATATCAACAGATAATTTATCAATTTTAATTATTGAAGCAGAGTAA
- a CDS encoding Asp23/Gls24 family envelope stress response protein: protein MVEQNILDSIAEAIVTVPGVASFANFAAKSASELKTQDISKAVELTSADTTDRVKVHVILINGVNIRDVVKEVQIRVKYELEKLSQFVRNYIVDVAVDDLIVL from the coding sequence ATGGTAGAACAAAATATTTTAGATTCAATAGCAGAAGCTATAGTTACTGTTCCTGGGGTTGCATCATTTGCTAATTTTGCAGCTAAATCAGCTTCTGAATTAAAAACTCAAGATATTTCAAAGGCAGTTGAATTAACTTCAGCTGATACTACAGATAGAGTAAAAGTGCATGTGATTTTAATCAATGGAGTTAATATTCGTGACGTTGTCAAGGAAGTTCAAATACGCGTAAAGTATGAGTTAGAGAAACTTTCTCAATTCGTGCGAAATTATATTGTTGATGTTGCTGTAGATGACCTTATTGTTCTTTAG
- the rsmB gene encoding 16S rRNA (cytosine(967)-C(5))-methyltransferase RsmB: MNPRKEALNILFEVFINNKFSNKLLNNLIKKEAMSKEDIAFIFKLVYGTIQYKIYLEYVVNKVINQDKTDFKIQILLWMNLYQIKFLRSKPYYVINEAVEIAKEINVNLSGLVNKVSKLLVNENLWEVDIKNSQNVFPLENGFPFWLFKKIEKEYSKDSAIDFVKQSNQESKISLRLNTLKIDQQEFESKYLDKYNLTKSGLVDYFYLTDKNIVSEEIFKNGFVTIQDQTSGFASYILNPKKDTKVLDMCSAPGGKLTHLAQIMNNTGKIDAYEIQENKIRLIEENILRLGIKNVNLKCLDALEIEEKKYNYILLDAPCSGYGVIRQKPEIKLKKRSEKEENDLLILQEKLLEKAYKCLESESELLYSTCTINKKENEDQVERFLTKHDDLEKVYERVFFGKEFDNDGFYICKMKKL; this comes from the coding sequence ATGAACCCAAGAAAAGAAGCGTTAAATATATTATTTGAAGTATTTATAAATAATAAGTTCTCAAATAAATTACTTAACAATCTTATAAAAAAGGAAGCTATGTCAAAAGAAGACATAGCTTTTATTTTTAAATTAGTATACGGAACAATTCAATACAAAATTTATTTAGAATATGTTGTAAATAAAGTTATAAATCAGGATAAAACAGATTTTAAAATTCAAATACTTCTTTGAATGAATTTATATCAAATCAAATTTTTAAGGTCAAAACCTTATTACGTAATAAATGAAGCTGTTGAGATAGCAAAAGAAATCAATGTAAATTTATCTGGATTAGTGAACAAAGTTTCAAAATTATTGGTCAATGAAAATTTGTGAGAAGTAGATATAAAAAATAGTCAAAACGTTTTTCCTCTTGAAAATGGTTTTCCTTTTTGGTTATTTAAAAAAATTGAAAAGGAATATTCAAAAGATTCTGCAATTGATTTTGTAAAACAATCTAATCAAGAAAGTAAAATCAGTTTAAGACTAAACACACTCAAAATTGATCAACAGGAGTTTGAAAGTAAGTATCTTGATAAATATAATTTAACTAAATCTGGTTTGGTAGATTATTTTTATTTAACAGATAAAAATATAGTAAGTGAAGAAATTTTTAAAAACGGATTTGTAACTATTCAAGACCAAACAAGCGGTTTTGCATCGTATATATTAAACCCTAAAAAAGATACTAAAGTATTGGATATGTGTTCTGCTCCGGGAGGAAAACTAACGCACCTTGCGCAAATAATGAACAATACAGGAAAAATTGATGCATATGAAATTCAAGAAAATAAAATAAGATTAATAGAAGAAAATATTTTAAGACTTGGAATAAAAAATGTAAATTTAAAATGTTTAGATGCTTTAGAAATTGAAGAAAAGAAATATAATTACATTTTATTAGATGCACCTTGCTCTGGTTATGGAGTTATAAGACAAAAACCAGAAATTAAGTTAAAAAAACGTTCTGAGAAAGAAGAAAATGATTTATTAATTTTACAAGAAAAACTTTTAGAAAAAGCCTACAAATGTTTAGAGAGTGAATCTGAACTTTTATACTCAACATGCACAATTAACAAGAAAGAAAATGAAGATCAAGTAGAAAGATTTTTAACCAAGCATGATGATTTAGAAAAAGTTTATGAAAGAGTTTTTTTTGGAAAAGAATTTGACAATGATGGATTTTATATATGTAAAATGAAAAAACTTTAG
- a CDS encoding thiamine diphosphokinase produces the protein MKDKALIVISKTNVNLKAFENSYLIVGVERGCLDLIEKNINIDLSMADFDQVTEEELKLIKNNSKEFNKLNPEKDFLDGIAVIEELKARGFKKITMVVNPSKRYDMNLTIIEYIFKHEIKIINDESVIFKLKKGQNEIEFNNFQDYTYVSLFSLKDNIITIEDMKYEVNEVELKAYNSFAYSNQFISYVNPKINLKEEAMIIMTK, from the coding sequence TTGAAGGATAAAGCCTTAATAGTTATTTCAAAAACCAATGTTAACTTAAAAGCATTTGAAAATAGTTATTTAATTGTAGGTGTTGAACGAGGTTGTTTGGATCTTATTGAAAAGAACATAAACATAGACTTATCAATGGCTGACTTTGACCAAGTAACAGAAGAAGAATTGAAACTAATAAAAAATAATAGTAAAGAATTTAATAAATTAAATCCAGAAAAGGACTTTTTGGATGGAATTGCTGTAATTGAAGAATTAAAAGCAAGAGGTTTTAAAAAAATAACAATGGTTGTTAACCCATCAAAAAGATATGATATGAATTTAACTATTATTGAATATATTTTTAAACACGAAATTAAAATAATAAATGATGAATCTGTCATATTTAAGTTAAAAAAGGGTCAAAACGAAATTGAATTCAATAACTTTCAAGATTACACATACGTTTCTTTATTCAGTTTAAAAGACAATATAATTACTATTGAAGATATGAAATATGAGGTAAATGAAGTTGAATTAAAAGCTTATAACTCGTTTGCTTATTCAAATCAATTTATTTCATATGTAAATCCTAAAATAAACTTAAAAGAAGAAGCTATGATTATAATGACAAAATAA